A section of the Engystomops pustulosus chromosome 3, aEngPut4.maternal, whole genome shotgun sequence genome encodes:
- the LOC140120460 gene encoding protein kinase C delta type-like: MVERRVLQLASGSPFLVHADFAFQTKDLLLLGMEYIGCGDFDQFLQSKGRLTISSARFYAAELVCGIQYLHSKGVIHRDLKPENILVAETGHIKISDFGLALVNMHGDRTATEYAGTAGYMAPEVVAEEEYSAGADWYSLGVIINEMVTSSFRYHPSLFDESNSGARDIILQLLLKDPAKRLGVNGNIRKHPFFQCIQWVSVEALRMPPPHIPVPPKPCRQLTPFFLDTMEAAEAWKPRLSREDQALFKGFSFVNSKTFR, from the exons ATGGTGGAGCGCCGAGTCTTACAGCTGGCATCTGGAAGCCCCTTCCTTGTCCACGCAGACTTTGCATTTCAGACCAAG GACCTTTTACTACTTGGGATGGAATACATAGGCTGCGGGGACTTTGACCAATTCTTGCAGTCGAAGGGGCGTCTTACCATCTCCAGTGCAAG ATTCTATGCCGCGGAGCTCGTGTGTGGCATCCAATATCTCCACTCAAAGGGCGTCATTCACCGAGACCTCAAGCCCGAGAACATCTTGGTGGCTGAAACGGGCCATATAAAGATCTCAGATTTCGGTCTCGCACTTGTCAACATGCACGGAGACCGCACAGCCACCGAATACGCTGGGACTGCGGGATATATGGCTCCTGAG GTAGTGGCTGAGGAGGAGTATAGCGCCGGAGCTGACTGGTATTCATTGGGAGTCATCATCAATGAAATGGTTACCAGTTCATTTAGATACCATCCATCTCTCTTTGATGAGAGCAACTCCGGCGCCCGGGACATCATTTTACAG CTCCTCCTGAAAGATCCAGCCAAACGCCTTGGAGTCAATGGTAACATCAGAAAACACCCGTTTTTCCAGTGTATTCAATGGGTCTCGGTGGAAGCCCTTAGGATGCCTCCTCCACACATCCCTGTA CCACCTAAGCCTTGCCGCCAGCTAACACCATTCTTCCTTGACACCATGGAAGCAGCAGAGGCCTGGAAGCCCCGTTTGTCCCGTGAGGACCAGGCCCTATTTAAAGGTTTTTCGTTTGTCAACTCGAAGACCTTTAGGTGA